One Streptomyces formicae genomic window, CCGCGGTGGCCGCCCGCCTCAAGGGCCCCAAGGCCGACGCCTCCGAGGTGCGGGTCGACATCTACAACGGCAGCGGGAAGACCGGCGCCGCTCAGACAACTCTCACCTGGCTGCAGAACAATGAGGGAGTGCTCAAGTCCAGCCAACTGGGCAACGCGCCCTCGGACATCAAGAAGACGACGCTCGAGTACGCGCCCGACCAGGCGGACCAGGCCCGTCGGCTCGCCGACATCATGGGTCTGCCCGCCGCCGCCCTGAAGCCGGGCAAGAGCGAGAAGAACGCACAGGGTCTCCCTGCCATGAAGTTGACGCTCGGCGGTGACTTCAAGGGCGCGGGGGTGCCCGTCTCCGCTCCGACGAAGGCGCCGGAGGGGATCCAGAAAGTCGAAGCTGACAAGACTGTGTGTGCCAAGTGACCTGAAGCGGTCGTTCTGCGTCTAACAATGCGCCAAAGCAAGTACGTCGGCCCGGGCCGCGTATGTCGCACCGGCGCGTCAAGAGGACGCGGGGCGACCGCAGTTCAGGGATGGGGCGGGGAGGGGCATGGGGATGGGACAGAAGAGCGTGCGTGAGGAGGGGGCGCGACAACGCGCCCCGCACGCAAGTGATCACGGCTGGGACGGAGGCGAGTCCGAGGGCGAGGAGCGCCCCGGGGAGCCCCCGGACGGCGACGGCGAACCCTCGCAGGGCTCGGCCCGCCACCGGCACCGGCGCGGTGGGGGCGGCGGAGGGCGCACGCCGCGGCGCAAGCGGGGGGTGCTCCGCTGGTCGGCGGCGGTCCTCGCCGTACTGATAATCGGCACGGCCGGCGCCGGATACCTGTACTACCAGCACCTGAACAACAGCCTGCAGACCGACGACCTGAACCTGGGCGAGCACAGGGCCCCGGCCCCCACGCCCAACGCGGCGGGTCAGACTCCGATGAACATCCTGCTCATCGGCTCGGACGCGCGCGACTCCAAGGCGAACCAGAAGCTCGGCGGCGCCAAGGAGACCTTCGGCGCACCGCCGCTCGCCGACGTCCAGATGCTGCTCCACCTGTCGGCCGACCGCAGCAACATGTCCGTGGTCAGCATGCCGCGCGACACCCTGCTGCAGATCCCCAAGTGCACCGACCCGGACGACGGCAAGGTCTATCCGCAGACCGGCCCGAAGTACATGACGAACGAGTCGCTGGGCCACGGCGGCCCCGGCTGCACCGTCGCCACCTGGGAGAAGCTCACCAAGATCCACATCGACCACTTCATGATGGTCGACTTCGCGGGTGTGGTCTCCATGGCGGACGCCATCGGCGGCGTACCGGTCTGCGTGGACAAGAACATCCACTCGCGCACCAGCCAGGGCAAGGGCTCGGGCCTGAAGCTGAAGAAGGGCACCACGGAGGTCAAGGGCGAGCAGGCCCTGCAGTGGCTGCGCACCCGCTACGGCTTCGAGGGCGGCACCGACATCAGCCGCGCCAAGGCCCAGCACATGTACATGAACGCGCTGGTCCGCAAGCTCCGCGAGAACACCGGCCTGACCAGCCCCAACCAGCTGCGCAAGCTCGCCGAGAAGGCGGTGGACGCGCTGAAGGTCGACGACGGTCTCGGCAGCATCAAGAAGCTCTACGACCTGGGCAACGAGCTCAAGAAGGTCCCCGCGGAGCGCACGACGATGACGACCATGCCGTTCGACTACGCCGGTGAACGCGTCGTTCCCAAGCCCGGCGACGCCGAGCAGCTCTTCCGCCTCGTCCGCGACGACATCCCGCTGGACGGCAAGGGCAAGAAGAAGAAGCCCGCGAAGGAGAAGCTCTCGGACGACCCCGCGGCCGCGGACGACAAGATCGCGATCCAGGTCCAGAACGGCACGCGCACCGACGCGCTCGCCCCGGTCCCCGGCCGCGCCAGCACGGTGGCGCAGCTCCTTTCGGGCAAGGGCTTCGCGAAGGCCGCCCCTGACACGACGACGTCGCTCGCCGAGAAGCGGACGGTCGTACGCTTCCCGAGCGCCGAACTGGAGGGCGATGCCCAGCGGGTCGCCAAGTCCCTCGGTCTGCCGCTGAGTTCGGTGAAGAAGTCGACGGACGTCTCCGGGGTGACGCTGGTCGTCGGCGCCGACTGGCGCGAGGGTGACGTACCACCCAAGCCGAAGAAGAAGGACGACAAGACGCCGGACTCGGCGGACGCGCTGAGCGGCTCCGACAAGAAGGCGTGCATGAAGGTGGACCCGAACTACACCTGGTAGACGGTCCGGTCGGACGACTCAGGGGCACCCGCCGCTTTCGGCCGGTGCCCCTGAGTCTGTTGTTCCGTACGGCCTTCGGGCCCTCTCAGACCTCCTGGGTCTCCCCGAGGACGGCCGGGCGGCGCGAGGCGATGACCTTCTTGGCCAGCGAGCGCGGGCTGGTCAAAAAGCCCCAGCCCCACGACATGTGCATGGTCGCGAGGGCCACCGGGATCCGCAGCCTGGCCTTGAGCGGCAGGCCCTTGCCCGCGGGGACGGATCCGGCGGCGATGGCCGCGAGGTAGCCGGCGGGGACCACGAAGCCCCACGGCGTGAGGGCCGCGCCCACCACGATGCCCGCGGCGATCGCGCAGACGGCGGTCGGCGGCGCGAGGTAGCGCAGGTTGATGGAGCCCTCGTGGTAGCGGGCGACGACGTGGCGCCAGCGGCCGTAGTCCTTGTACTGCTTGGCGAGGGCCTTCACGCTCGGGCGCGGGCGGTAGGAGACCTTCAGCTCGGGCGAGAACCAGATCAGGCCGCCGGCCTCGCGGATGCGGAAGTTCAGCTCCCAGTCCTGGGCGCGGATGAACTCCTCGTTGTAGCCGCCCTGCCGCTCCAGGGCCTCGCGGCGGAAGACGCCGAGGTAGACCGTCTCGGCCTGCTGGGCCTCGCCTCCGGTGTGGAAGGCGGCGTTGCCCACGCCGATCTTCGAGGTCATGGCAGCGGCGACCGCGTGCTCCCAGTCGTTCTGGCCCTCGGCGTGCATGATGCCGCCGACGTTCATCGCGCCGGTCTCCTCCAGGAGGCGGACGGCGGTCGTGATGTAGCCGGGGGAGAGCGCGGCGTGGCCGTCCACGCGCACCACGATCGGGTGGCGGGACGCCTTGATCGCGGCGTTCAGCGCCGCGGGCGTGCGGCCTGTCGGGTTGGGGACCGTGTGCACCCGGGCGTTCGTGTTCGACGCCGTCTCGCGGACCAGCTCGGCGGCGATCTCGTCGGTGCGGTCGGTGGAGGGGCCGAGCGCGACGACGACCTCCATCTCGCCCGCGTACTCCTGCTGCAGGATCGCGTGCACCGCCTCGCGCAGGTGCCGCTCCTCGTTGAGGACGGGCATGATCACCGATACGGCGGGAGGCTGCACCTCAGACTTCGCGTTCATCACGCGTCACGTTACCGCGAACGGGGGACACGGGCGCGCGCCGTCCGGGTCGCTACCCCGGGCCGCATTTCGTATGGCCTTACGTTTCTCGGGTTCCCTGGCCCGTCGCCGACCTCGTCGCCCACCCCATGACCAGGCCCGTCTCCGCGGAGGTGTCCCCCCTCGTGCCCACACCGCCCCGCTCCCCCGCCCCCTCGCCGCGTCCGCGTCCACCGGCTCGACAGTCCGCCCGCAAGCCGACGGGACGGGGGAAGCGGCCCCGCTGGGCCATGCGGGTGGCGACCACGTTCTCCGTGACGGTCCTCGCCGCGGCCGGTATCGGGCACGGCGTCGTCACCAGCCTCGACACCGGCATCAAGCGGGTCGACGCCTTCAAGGACATGAAGAACAGGCCCGCGCCCGGCAACGGCATGAACGTGCTGCTCGTCGGCACCGACGGACGGGACAAGATCACCCCCGAGGAGAAGGCGAAGTACCGCCTCGGCGGTGCGCCCTGCCACTGCACGGACACGATCATGATCGTGCACATCTCGGAGGACAGGGACCGCGCCAGTGTGGTGAGCCTGCCGAGGGACTCGTACGCCGAGCTGCCCGCGCACACCGACCAGACCACCGGCGAGAAGCACCACGAGCACGCCAACAAGATCAACGCGGCGTACGCGGAGGGCGGGCCGAACCTCACGGTGCGCACGGTCGAGCACATGACGAAGGTCAAGATCGACCACTATCTGGAGGTCGACTTCACCAGCTTCATGAAGACGGTGGACGTGCTCGGCGGCGTGGAGATCTGCACGGCGCGGCCGCTCAAGGACTCGCACACCGGGCTCGACCTGTCGGTCGGCACGCACGAGCTGAACGGTGGCGAGGCGCTCCAGTACGTCCGTTCCCGGTACGTCGACGGCGCGTCCGACCTGGGCCGCATGCAGCGCCAGCAGCGCTTCCTCGCGGCGCTCATCGCGAAGGCCACGGGCGGCGGGGTGCTCCTGAACCCGGTCAAGTTCCGCGACGTGACGCGGACGCTGCTCGGTTCGG contains:
- a CDS encoding glycosyltransferase family 2 protein codes for the protein MNAKSEVQPPAVSVIMPVLNEERHLREAVHAILQQEYAGEMEVVVALGPSTDRTDEIAAELVRETASNTNARVHTVPNPTGRTPAALNAAIKASRHPIVVRVDGHAALSPGYITTAVRLLEETGAMNVGGIMHAEGQNDWEHAVAAAMTSKIGVGNAAFHTGGEAQQAETVYLGVFRREALERQGGYNEEFIRAQDWELNFRIREAGGLIWFSPELKVSYRPRPSVKALAKQYKDYGRWRHVVARYHEGSINLRYLAPPTAVCAIAAGIVVGAALTPWGFVVPAGYLAAIAAGSVPAGKGLPLKARLRIPVALATMHMSWGWGFLTSPRSLAKKVIASRRPAVLGETQEV
- a CDS encoding LCP family protein, whose amino-acid sequence is MTRPVSAEVSPLVPTPPRSPAPSPRPRPPARQSARKPTGRGKRPRWAMRVATTFSVTVLAAAGIGHGVVTSLDTGIKRVDAFKDMKNRPAPGNGMNVLLVGTDGRDKITPEEKAKYRLGGAPCHCTDTIMIVHISEDRDRASVVSLPRDSYAELPAHTDQTTGEKHHEHANKINAAYAEGGPNLTVRTVEHMTKVKIDHYLEVDFTSFMKTVDVLGGVEICTARPLKDSHTGLDLSVGTHELNGGEALQYVRSRYVDGASDLGRMQRQQRFLAALIAKATGGGVLLNPVKFRDVTRTLLGSVRADKGFGTGEMLDLGRAMRGFSPSSSEFTTVPLSAKGKSIPGIGSTLKWQKTKSKKLFKALREDRPLAAHRNRAKAALVGVSPEQIRVQVDNGAGTPGLGKRVDSALRATGFRTTRAPGNVSDAKTKPAERTVVAYDPRWDRSAKALATALPGCEMRKVKGQGATLKVIAGKDYKAVRPVRAEDAYQGEFGALTGDQVVCP
- a CDS encoding LCP family protein, whose protein sequence is MGQKSVREEGARQRAPHASDHGWDGGESEGEERPGEPPDGDGEPSQGSARHRHRRGGGGGGRTPRRKRGVLRWSAAVLAVLIIGTAGAGYLYYQHLNNSLQTDDLNLGEHRAPAPTPNAAGQTPMNILLIGSDARDSKANQKLGGAKETFGAPPLADVQMLLHLSADRSNMSVVSMPRDTLLQIPKCTDPDDGKVYPQTGPKYMTNESLGHGGPGCTVATWEKLTKIHIDHFMMVDFAGVVSMADAIGGVPVCVDKNIHSRTSQGKGSGLKLKKGTTEVKGEQALQWLRTRYGFEGGTDISRAKAQHMYMNALVRKLRENTGLTSPNQLRKLAEKAVDALKVDDGLGSIKKLYDLGNELKKVPAERTTMTTMPFDYAGERVVPKPGDAEQLFRLVRDDIPLDGKGKKKKPAKEKLSDDPAAADDKIAIQVQNGTRTDALAPVPGRASTVAQLLSGKGFAKAAPDTTTSLAEKRTVVRFPSAELEGDAQRVAKSLGLPLSSVKKSTDVSGVTLVVGADWREGDVPPKPKKKDDKTPDSADALSGSDKKACMKVDPNYTW